In Nilaparvata lugens isolate BPH chromosome 5, ASM1435652v1, whole genome shotgun sequence, the following proteins share a genomic window:
- the LOC111054891 gene encoding synaptic vesicle glycoprotein 2B isoform X2 has translation MKKEEVYTINPNEQKKDIEDPGENVKFEDALAGTGYGWCNFKITAIGALAIGCSYVGVGAISLILPSAQCDLGMTSIHKGHLISAGFIVVGWSTISGSWQLEILPSFIIRPWRLYYALLGVPSLICAIAMSSLPESPKFLIAKNRGVDALDVLRRVHKENGSRVPGPFKVKSLIWTFEESTHIKSGSSKIGAFLSLMWEQTVPIFKYPYRRDITLICSIQFLLYLCNNGIFLWLPETGNRIAIFVAENGGTPATFCHIVQNYDSPRNKTATYKNGPDSIFGSIIRIDSDIQSHEECKSEVSDRVFITMLVISSCMTLTLVFMSLLMNFVPKKAVLCVSIFAASVVTFLLTFTEGTYILMVEMGAMMMFTGASIPVITNLVVDVFPTNFRAMAVCLTLMSARLGTITANQICGALLDSHCVVILWILIASLIVSTIISFTLPTTKKVTN, from the exons ATGAAGAAAGAGGAGGTCTACACGATTAATCCAAACGAGCAGAAGAAAG ATATTGAGGACCCTGGAGAGAATGTGAAATTTGAAGATGCCTTAGCAGGAACAG GATACGGATGGTGTAATTTCAAAATCACAGCGATTGGCGCATTAGCTATAGGCTGCAGTTATGTTGGCGTGGGAGCAATTAGTTTGATTCTTCCTTCAGCTCAATGTGATCTTGGTATGACCTCTATTCATAAAGGACACCTAATATCAGCTGGTTTTATAG TGGTCGGTTGGAGTACTATTTCTGGATCATGGCAGTTGGAGATTCTTCCATCGTTCATCATCAGGCCATGGCGACTCTACTAtgctttgcttggtgtaccgAGCTTGATTTGTGCAATTGCAATGAGTTCCCTGCCAGAAAGCCCCAAGTTCCTCATAGCAAAGAATAGAGGGGTGGATGCATTGGATGTATTGAGAAGAGTTCACAAAGAGAATGGGTCAAGGGTGCCTGGTCCATTTAAA GTGAAAAGTTTAATCTGGACATTTGAAGAATCTACGCACATCAAAAGTGGATCGAGCAAAATTGGTGCTTTTCTTTCGCTAATGTGGGAACAAACCGTCCCAATTTTCAAATACCCATACAGGAGAGACATCACTCTAATTTGTAGCATACAATTCTTGCTGTATTTATGCAACAATGGCATATTTCTGTGGCTACCAGAGACTGGCAATCGTATCGCTATTTTTGTGGCAGAAAATGGGGGCACGCCAGCAACATTCTGTCACATTGTTCAGAACTATGATAGTCCAAGAAACAAGACTGCTACTTATAAAAATGGACCAGACTCGATTTTCGGCAGTATTATTAGAATAGATAGTGACATACAGTCACATGAGGAATGTAAATCGGAAGTGAGCGATAGAGTTTTCATCACAATGCTCGTCATATCATCATGTATGACACTCACACTGGTTTTTATGAGTTTACTCATGAATTTTGTTCCAAAGAAAGCAGTGCTGT GTGTGTCAATTTTCGCTGCATCAGTTGTTACATTCCTTCTCACTTTTACTGAGGGTACATACATTCTTATGGTTGAAATGGGAGCTATGATGATGTTCACTGGAGCGTCGATACCAGTCATAACCAATCTAGTAGTCGATGTCTTCCCAACAAATTTCAG AGCAATGGCGGTCTGTCTTACTTTAATGTCAGCTCGACTTGGTACGATTACCGCAAACCAAATCTGTGGTGCTCTTCTTGATTCACATTGCGTAGTTATCCTTTGGATTCTGATAGCTTCTCTCATAG TGAGTACCATCATCAGTTTTACTTTGCCCACAACTAAAAAAGTGACTAACTGA
- the LOC111054891 gene encoding synaptic vesicle glycoprotein 2B isoform X1, protein MKKEEVYTINPNEQKKDIEDPGENVKFEDALAGTGYGWCNFKITAIGALAIGCSYVGVGAISLILPSAQCDLGMTSIHKGHLISAGFIGIILSCHMWGFMSDTIGRRKIVLWCAWIDGILYALTSLSPYYSIFIVFRFFHGFATCGIVVPIYAYIGEFHTDKHRHKALMFASIFGCLGYFYIVVVGWSTISGSWQLEILPSFIIRPWRLYYALLGVPSLICAIAMSSLPESPKFLIAKNRGVDALDVLRRVHKENGSRVPGPFKVKSLIWTFEESTHIKSGSSKIGAFLSLMWEQTVPIFKYPYRRDITLICSIQFLLYLCNNGIFLWLPETGNRIAIFVAENGGTPATFCHIVQNYDSPRNKTATYKNGPDSIFGSIIRIDSDIQSHEECKSEVSDRVFITMLVISSCMTLTLVFMSLLMNFVPKKAVLCVSIFAASVVTFLLTFTEGTYILMVEMGAMMMFTGASIPVITNLVVDVFPTNFRAMAVCLTLMSARLGTITANQICGALLDSHCVVILWILIASLIVSTIISFTLPTTKKVTN, encoded by the exons ATGAAGAAAGAGGAGGTCTACACGATTAATCCAAACGAGCAGAAGAAAG ATATTGAGGACCCTGGAGAGAATGTGAAATTTGAAGATGCCTTAGCAGGAACAG GATACGGATGGTGTAATTTCAAAATCACAGCGATTGGCGCATTAGCTATAGGCTGCAGTTATGTTGGCGTGGGAGCAATTAGTTTGATTCTTCCTTCAGCTCAATGTGATCTTGGTATGACCTCTATTCATAAAGGACACCTAATATCAGCTGGTTTTATAG gtATAATACTGAGCTGTCACATGTGGGGATTCATGTCTGACACAATAGGCAGAAGGAAAATAGTTCTGTGGTGTGCTTGGATTGATGGAATATTGTACGCTCTGACAAGTTTATCGCCTTACTACTCGATTTTCATAGTCTTCAGATTCTTTCATGGTTTTGC GACATGTGGAATTGTTGTTCCAATTTATGCTTACATCGGAGAATTCCACACAGATAAGCATCGTCATAAGGCTTTGATGTTTGCATCAATCTTCGGCTGTTTGGGATATTTCTACATAGTAG TGGTCGGTTGGAGTACTATTTCTGGATCATGGCAGTTGGAGATTCTTCCATCGTTCATCATCAGGCCATGGCGACTCTACTAtgctttgcttggtgtaccgAGCTTGATTTGTGCAATTGCAATGAGTTCCCTGCCAGAAAGCCCCAAGTTCCTCATAGCAAAGAATAGAGGGGTGGATGCATTGGATGTATTGAGAAGAGTTCACAAAGAGAATGGGTCAAGGGTGCCTGGTCCATTTAAA GTGAAAAGTTTAATCTGGACATTTGAAGAATCTACGCACATCAAAAGTGGATCGAGCAAAATTGGTGCTTTTCTTTCGCTAATGTGGGAACAAACCGTCCCAATTTTCAAATACCCATACAGGAGAGACATCACTCTAATTTGTAGCATACAATTCTTGCTGTATTTATGCAACAATGGCATATTTCTGTGGCTACCAGAGACTGGCAATCGTATCGCTATTTTTGTGGCAGAAAATGGGGGCACGCCAGCAACATTCTGTCACATTGTTCAGAACTATGATAGTCCAAGAAACAAGACTGCTACTTATAAAAATGGACCAGACTCGATTTTCGGCAGTATTATTAGAATAGATAGTGACATACAGTCACATGAGGAATGTAAATCGGAAGTGAGCGATAGAGTTTTCATCACAATGCTCGTCATATCATCATGTATGACACTCACACTGGTTTTTATGAGTTTACTCATGAATTTTGTTCCAAAGAAAGCAGTGCTGT GTGTGTCAATTTTCGCTGCATCAGTTGTTACATTCCTTCTCACTTTTACTGAGGGTACATACATTCTTATGGTTGAAATGGGAGCTATGATGATGTTCACTGGAGCGTCGATACCAGTCATAACCAATCTAGTAGTCGATGTCTTCCCAACAAATTTCAG AGCAATGGCGGTCTGTCTTACTTTAATGTCAGCTCGACTTGGTACGATTACCGCAAACCAAATCTGTGGTGCTCTTCTTGATTCACATTGCGTAGTTATCCTTTGGATTCTGATAGCTTCTCTCATAG TGAGTACCATCATCAGTTTTACTTTGCCCACAACTAAAAAAGTGACTAACTGA